A single region of the Coregonus clupeaformis isolate EN_2021a chromosome 40, ASM2061545v1, whole genome shotgun sequence genome encodes:
- the LOC121571613 gene encoding collagen alpha-2(IV) chain-like, producing the protein MSGAMQTRHQSELKSLRFLLLCLSLAILASGVDAGGKKHNEPCGGRDCSGGCKCFPEKGARGQPGPLGLQGPQGPPGRLGDPGVQGVQGEKGDRGRGGFIGPKGSVGMTGVPGFSGSDGIPGHPGQAGTRGKPGADGCNGTHGDSGLAGQPGYDGQPGYNGQAGRKGQKGDTLELSVFMERFRGDSGQPGYPGFVGPQGYPGRSGYRGLPGPQGPSGFPGLPGPKGTMTKVLKGVKGDAGEAGQPGPPGNSTHPHTSPHTGPYGRKGEKGLKGETGAEADNKGETGVMGMPGQRGVPGRDGEHGLRGDLGEPGFRGRDGQKGAIGEPGELIYYEGPSGGPNRVGPPGQLGPQGERGLQGEKGLPGRSGPPARKGDSQLQVEDLWGPFGDPGVKGEMGPPGEPGIPALSPGPPGIDGIPGFRGPPGPPGSWADFYKGSAGSRGRPGSAGKKGLKGDHGLCECNIVHSPTGLPGPAGSQGDPGMSGEFGQQGESGEPGPRGVIGLPGFPGATGQPGPKGRKGEFTRVKEKGYAGDPGDPGATGDPGLQGFPGPSGINGSPGNSGPSGDAPEGLTGEKGYPGRPGLPGLFGQMGEPGRVLGATKGVTGLRGDDGEPGYAGVEGRAGDPGESDCSPTGDGGLNDIKGDCVAVPGPPGMPGPPGPHGLEGFPGLLGQNGFTGPLGDEGAKGEIGEQGIGGSPGHPGFTGPRGDLGQPGAKGKPGDQGLPGQHGRDGEPGEKGPHGEIWGASTGQPGEVGLPGEQGPKGFSGEPGNEGYPGMGGMPGMIGFKGDVGPSGLQGEQGRPGAAGKYGWPGVPGQAGVPGPTGSIGQPGLSGGRGDQGDPGTPGPIGLKGTPGEFGGLGAEGNTGDLGDPGEPGPTGHSGLPGFKGIKGSRGMSGFGGMPGESGLKGFSGQKGENGIPGGFGQKGNMGDYGSKGDRGLRGMPGEKPHIPRQIINDMKGTKGEDGTPGEIGFTGPRGPKGFPGVPGMEGYHGVPGDPSDEKGFPGNPGAQGLPGPKGMPGPTGSDGISGFPGMSGHRGEKGTPGAYGSSGDPGVKGVKGEEGPVIDMPGSTGLRGDDGFPGVLGQKGYIGNPGDRGSGGFHGIEGMKGGPGEPGIGGAIGSDGQRGFPGNQGTKGWPGVPGESGTNGQPGFPGQRGFPGLKGILGLDGLKGVKGIPGLPGQDNLGTPGVPGAKGARGETGIPNSEVGTPGSLGLKGVQGQPGDQGQVGPPGSQGPQGPQGTSDKPGPSGDPGFPGPKGLSGFPGPRGYPGAPSPYGEKGLAGQYGFPGFTGLKGKQGDQGPSGYKGQSGVSGKKGVKGEQGMMGIPGRSGFQGDRGPSGPKGNTGPIGYLGAPGNPGPAPLPPRMPGERGAPGPQGIRGPEGVRGETGPKGPPGDPGYLGPQGQKGMPGVGGRPGTPGYRGNDGGRGHLGLQGMEGHRGNPGTTGLPGMPGRSVSVGYLLVKHSQSEQTPMCPVGMSKLWDGYSLLYFEGQEKAHNQDLGLAGSCLPRFNTMPFLYCNPGDICYYASRNDKSYWLSTTAPLPMMPVEEGEIKPYISRCSVCEAPSVAIAVHSQDITIPQCPAGWRSLWIGYSFLMHTAAGDEGGGQSLSSPGSCLEDFRTTPFIECNGAKGTCHYFANKHSFWLTSIEQSFQAEPASETLKAGQLLSRISRCQVCMKNL; encoded by the exons ggcCAACCTGGTCCTCTTGGCCTGCAGGGCCCCCAGGGACCTCCAGGACGGCTAGGGGACCCAGGAGTCCAGGGAGTCCAGGGAGAGAAGGGCGACCGGGGCAGAGGAGGCTTCATCGGCCCCAAGGGTTCTGTG GGGATGACTGGTGTTCCTGGGTTTTCTGGATCGGACGGTATTCCT GGCCACCCAGGACAGGCAGGGACTCGTGGGAAACCTGGAGCAGACGGGTGCAACGGAACACATGGAGACTCAGGGTTGGCAGGGCAACCAGGCTACGATGGCCAGCCCGGGTATAAT ggtCAGGCGGGCAGAAAGGGACAGAAGGGAGACACTCTGGAGCTGAGTGTGTTCATGGAGCGGTTCAGG GGAGATTCAGGACAGCCCGGATATCCTGGATTTGTT GGTCCTCAGGGTTACCCAGGTCGGTCGGGCTACAGAGGACTCCCAGGACCACAg GGCCCATCAGGGTTTCCTGGCCTTCCTGGACCAAAG GGCACCATGACCAAAGTGTTGAAGGGGGTCAAAGGAGACGCG GGTGAGGCTGGACAGCCAGGTCCCCCAGGGAACTCCACCCATCCCCATACCAGCCCACATACCGGACCCTAC GGCAGAAAGGGTGAGAAAGGGTTGAAAGGTGAAACTGGAGCTGAG GCTGACAACAAAGGAGAGACTGGGGTTATGGGGATGCCTGGGCAAAGG GGTGTCCCTGGACGGGATGGAGAGCATGGAttgagg GGGGACCTTGGAGAACCAGGATTTAGGGGCAGAGATGGCCAAAAG GGTGCCATCGGAGAACCAGGGGAGTTGATCTATTATGAAGGTCCCTCAGGAGGGCCTAACAGAG tTGGTCCCCCTGGACAGCTAGGACCCCAGGGAGAGAGGGGTCTGCAGGGGGAGAAAGGTCTGCCAGGCCGCTCTGGACCTCCTGCTAGGAAGGGTGATAGTCAATTACAAG TGGAGGATCTGTGGGGTCCGTTCGGGGATCCGGGTGTAAAGGGAGAGATGGGCCCACCTGGAGAGCCAGGTATCCCTGCTCTCAGCCCCGGACCCCCAGGTATCGACGGCATTCCTGGTTTCAGGGGCCCACCCGGACCACCAGGATCAT GGGCGGACTTCTATAAGGGATCTGCAGGGTCGAGAGGGCGGCCAGGATCTGCAGGGAAAAAAGGACTGAAAG GTGATCACGGGTTGTGTGAGTGCAACATTGTCCACTCTCCGACGGGCCTGCCCGGCCCTGCTGGTAGCCAAGGCGACCCTGGAATGAGTGGCGAGTTTGGTCAGCAGGGCGAGTCAGGCGAACCAGGACCCCGAGGTGTCATTGGTCTGCCT GGGTTCCCTGGTGCCACAGGACAACCAGGTCCAAAGGGCAGGAAGGGCGAGTTCACCCGGGTCAAAGAGAAAG GATATGCCGGGGACCCAGGAGACCCAGGTGCGACAGGTGACCCAGGATTGCAGGGCTTCCCTGGGCCAAGTGGGATCAATGGATCCCCTGGGAACAGTGGTCCTTCA GGGGACGCACCTGAGGGACTCACTGGAGAAAAGGGTTATCCTGGCCGGCCGGGTCTCCCTGGGTTGTTTGGACAGATGGGAGAACCGGGACGGGTTCTAGGTGCCACTAAAGGGGTTACAGGGTTACGAGGCGATGATGGGGAGCCGGGTTACGCTGGTGTCGAAGGTCGAGCTGGAGATCCAG GAGAGTCTGACTGTAGTCCGACAGGAGATGGAGGACTGAATGACATCAAAG GCGATTGTGTTGCCGTACCCGGACCACCCGGTATGCCAGGACCACCAGGACCACACGGGTTAGAGGGTTTCCCAG GACTCCTAGGTCAAAATGGATTCACAGGTCCACTTGGAGATGAGGGTGCCAAAGGAGAGATAGGAGAGCAAGGCATAGGAGGGTCTCCCGGACATCCAG GTTTCACTGGCCCCCGTGGAGACTTGGGTCAGCCCGGCGCCAAGGGTAAACCTGGAGACCAAGGTCTGCCAGGCCAACATGGTCGGGACGGGGAGCCCGGGGAAAAGGGACCACACGGGGAGATCTGGGGAGCGTCAACCGGACAACCTGGAGAAGTGGGTCTTCCTGGAGAGCAGGGACCTAAAGGTTTTAGCGGAGAGCCTGGAAACGAGGGCTACCCAG GGATGGGTGGCATGCCTGGGATGATTGGTTTCAAGGGCGACGTGGGTCCTTCAGGTCTGCAGGGGGAGCAAGGAAGACCGGGAGCTGCTGGGAAGTACGGCTGGCCAGGTGTACCCGGACAGGCTGGAGTCCCTGGACCAACAGGAAGCATCggacaaccag GTTTGAGCGGAGGCAGGGGTGATCAGGGGGACCCTGGCACCCCGGGGCCCATAGGACTGAAGGGGACACCGGGGGAGTTTGGAGGTCTGGGCGCTGAGGGAAACACCGGAGACCTGGGTGACCCTGGAGAGCCAGGACCTACAGGACACTCTGGCCTGCCAGGGTTCAAGG GTATCAAAGGTTCTCGTGGCATGTCAGGGTTTGGAGGTATGCCCGGTGAGTCGGGCCTTAAGGGTTTCTCTGGACAGAAGGGAGAGAATGGCATTCCCGGCGGATTTGGACAGAAAGGAAACATGGGCGACTATGGTTCAAAGG GTGACCGTGGTTTGCGTGGTATGCCAGGCGAGAAGCCCCACATCCCTCGTCAGATCATCAATGACATGAAGGGGACCAAGGGAGAAGATGGAACCCCAGGAGAAATAGGATTTACTGGACCCAGAG GTCCTAAAGGTTTTCCCGGCGTTCCTGGTATGGAGGGCTACCATGGCGTTCCCGGAGACCCCAGCGATGAGAAGGGTTTCCCAGGCAACCCAGGGGCGCAGGGACTTCCAGGGCCAAAAGGAATGCCAGGTCCGACTGGATCAGACGGAATCAGCGGCTTTCCTGGGATGTCCGGTCACAGG GGGGAGAAAGGTACCCCCGGTGCCTACGGATCTTCAGGAGATCCAGGAGTGAAGGGGGTCAAAG GTGAGGAGGGTCCCGTAATCGACATGCCCGGATCCACAGGACTGAGGGGGGATGATGGTTTCCCAGGGGTTCTAG GTCAGAAGGGCTACATTGGGAATCCGGGagacaggggcagtggtggttTCCATGGTATTGAGGGCATGAAAGGGGGGCCGGGAGAGCCTGGCATAGGAGGAGCTATAG GATCTGATGGTCAACGAGGGTTTCCAGGCAACCAGGGTACGAAGGGATGGCCTGGGGTCCCAGGAGAATCAGGCACAAATGGACAACCAGGCTTCCCAGGAcagagag GTTTTCCTGGCCTGAAGGGTATATTGGGACTGGATGGACTGAAGGGTGTGAAGGGCATCCCTGGACTCCCAGGTCAGGATAACTTGGGAACCCCAGGTGTTCCCGGTGCTAAGGGAGCGAGGGGTGAGACAGGTATACCCAACTCGGAGGTCGGGACCCCAGGATCGCTGGGTTTGAAGGGCGTTCAAGGACAACCAG GTGACCAGGGCCAGGTGGGACCCCCAGGGTCTCAGGGCCCCCAAGGACCACAGGGCACCTCAGACAAACCTGGACCATCAGGAGACCCTGGCTTCCCTGGACCCAAAGGGCTGTCAG GTTTCCCTGGGCCCCGTGGATATCCTGGTGCGCCCTCTCCATACGGAGAGAAGGGTTTAGCTGGCCAGTATGGCTTCCCTGGATTCACTGGTCTGAAAGGAAAGCAGGGGGATCAGGGACCATCAGGATACAAAGGACAGAGCGGAGTGTCTGGGAAGAAAG GTGTGAAGGGAGAGCAAGGGATGATGGGAATTCCTGGTAGGTCTGGTTTCCAAGGAGATCGAGGTCCTTCTGGCCCAAAAGGAAATACTGGACCCATAG GTTATCTGGGAGCCCCAGGTAACCCGGGCCCAGCCCCACTCCCCCCCAGGATGCCAGGAGAAAGGGGTGCTCCAGGGCCTCAGGGCATCCGAGGACCTGAGGGGGTACGAGGGGAGACTGGCCCGAAAGGACCCCCTGGAGATCCAG GCTACCTGGGCCCCCAGGGGCAGAAGGGGATGCCAGGGGTGGGTGGCAGACCGGGTACCCCCGGGTACCGTGGGAATGACGGAGGGAGGGGCCACCTTGGTCTTCAAGGCATGGAAG GACACCGTGGTAACCCAGGTACTACAGGGTTGCCTGGCATGCCTGGACGCAGTGTGAGTGTGGGATACCTGCTGGTGAAGCACAGCCAATCAGAGCAGACCCCCATGTGCCCTGTGGGCATGTCCAAGCTGTGGGACGGCTACAGTCTGCTGTACTTCGAGGGCCAGGAGAAGGCCCACAACCAGGACCTAG GTCTGGCAGGCTCCTGCCTTCCTCGTTTCAACACCATGCCCTTCCTGTACTGCAACCCCGGAGACATCTGCTACTACGCCAGCCGCAATGACAAGTCCTATTGGCTGTCCACCACCGCACCCCTTCCCATGATGCCTGTGGAGGAGGGCGAGATCAAACCCTACATCAGCCGCTGCTCTGTGTGTGAGGCTCCGTCCGTCGCCATCGCTGTGCATAGCCAGGACATCACCATCCCACAATGCCCTGCGGGCTGGCGCAGCCTGTGGATTGGCTACTCCTTCCTTATG CACACAGCAGCAGGTGACGAGGGTGGTGGTCAGTCTCTGTCATCCCCTGGTTCCTGTCTGGAGGATTTCCGCACCACTCCCTTCATCGAGTGTAACGGGGCCAAGGGTACCTGCCATTACTTCGCCAACAAACACAGCTTCTGGCTCACCTCCATCGAACAGTCCTTCCAGGCCGAGCCTGCATCCGAGACCCTGAAAGCAGGCCAGCTCCTCTCACGCATCAGCCGCTGTCAGGTCTGCATGAAGAACCTGTGA
- the rab20 gene encoding ras-related protein Rab-20: MPELSKMRKPDVKVVILGDMNVGKTSLLHRYMERKFKDTMSTVGGAFFLKQWGPYNISIWDTAGREQFHGLGSMYCRGAAAVILTYDVTNWQSLAELEERFLSLTDTANNDCIYAIVGNKADLTDPQAQLLANQDGLTEDQREWDRERTGEPRVPSACPTPPASPISLSGVSVNKQVSREDAEALYERILRYKGLEETNSLPADKMCFETSAKTGYNVDTLFETMFDMVLPSILKKRTEREGSPTVDLEECKGTGKRARAACC, from the exons ATGCCCGAGCTTTCCAAGATGAGGAAGCCCGACGTCAAGGTTGTCATTCTGGGCGACATGAACGTTGGGAAGACCTCCCTGCTCCACAGGTACATGGAGAGGAAATTTAAAGACACCATGAGCACCGTCGGAGGGGCGTTTTTCCTCAAACAGTGGGGACCCTACAATATCTCAATTTGGGACACTGCTG GTCGGGAGCAGTTCCACGGGCTGGGCTCCATGTACTGCCGGGGCGCTGCTGCTGTCATCCTCACCTACGATGTGACCAACTGGCAGAGCCTGGCTGAGCTGGAGGAGCGCTTCCTGTCCCTCACCGACACGGCCAATAATGACTGCATCTACGCCATCGTGGGCAACAAGGCCGACCTCACAGACCCCCAGGCCCAGCTACTAGCCAACCAAGATGGCCTGACAGAGGACCAGAGAGAGTGGGACAGGGAGAGGACTGGGGAGCCCAGGGTGCCTTCTGCATGTCCCACCCCTCCAGCCTCCCCAATCTCCCTGTCAGGGGTGTCAGTCAACAAGCAGGTGAGCCGGGAGGACGCAGAGGCGCTGTACGAGAGGATCCTGAGATACAAGGGTCTGGAGGAGACGAACAGCCTGCCTGCTGACAAGATGTGCTTCGAGACTAGTGCCAAGACAGGCTATAATGTGGACACTCTGTTTGAGACAATGTTCGACATGGTGCTGCCCTCCATCCTCAAGAagaggactgagagagagggatcgCCCACCGTGGACCTGGAAGAGTGCAAAGGGACAGGGAAACGGGCCAGGGCCGCCTGCTGCTAG